The genomic segment ATCCCGGCGTTGGTGAAGATGTCCTTGCGGTACCAGAAGCCGACCGTGTGCGCGGCGTAGGGCACGCCGTACTGCTTGCCGTCCGACTTCCAGTCCTCGGCGACCGGGCCGAGCGTGCCGATCCACGGCTTGGTCTGCTCGGTGATGTCGGCGACCTTGCCCGAGGGCAACTGCCCGGCGCCCTGGCCACCGCCCCACTGCTGGTAGATGTCCGGCGGGCTGTCCGACTGCAGCGCGAGCGGGATCTTGGTCTGGAACTGCTCGTTCTGCACCGGTTCGATCTTGAAGCTGACCCCGGGGTTCGCGGCCTGGTAATCGGCGGCGATCTGCTCCCACACCGCTTTTCGCGTGTCGGTGGTGCTGTTGTGCCACCAGGTGAAGGTGACGGGTCCGTCCGCGTTCTCGCTCCCGCTGTCCCCGCCGGGACTACAGGCGGTGAGCGAAACCGCGGTGACCGCGGTGAGGAGAAAAGCGCAAACGTTCCGGATTCGGCGCATGATGGTCCACTCCTGACGACTTCGGCCGAGCTGGACCGGGCTTGGCAAGCCCAGGTTGGCTAGAGAGTTTGCGCCCTGGTCGAGCCCGTGTCAATCGTTGTCGATAACGTTTTACAGAGCTAGCATGAGCCGGTGCAGCCAAGCTCCCGTGTGACCATCAGGGACGTCGCCGAACGCGCCGGCGTCTCCGTGGCGACCGTGTCCAAAGTGCTCAACCAGCGTTACGGCGTCGCCGCCACCACCTCCGCGCGCGTGCGCTCGGTGATCGAGGAACTGGGGTACGAGGCCAGCCTCGTCGCCCAGAGCCTGCGCAACCACCGGACCAACGTCATCGGCATCCTGGTGGCCGACCTCGAACCGTTCAGCACCGAACTGCTCAAGGGCGCGGCCGACGCGATCCGCGGTTCCGGCTTCGAACTCGTCGTCTACTCGGCGGGCGGGCGCACCGACGACCAGGCGGGCTGGGAGCGGCGGTACCTGTCGCGGTTGAGCGGCACCCTGGTCGACGGCGCCCTGCTGGTCACCCCGGCCGCCTCGCTCGAACCCCGCGAAGGCACGCCGGTGGTCGCGGTGGATCCGCACACCGGTTCGGCCGAGCTGCCGACCATCGATTCGGACAACCTGAGCGGCGCGCAACTGGCCGTGGAGCACCTGCTCGGCCTCGGGCACCGCCGGATCGCCCTGCTCAAGGGCCGTCCCGACCTGCAGTCCGCGCACCTGCGCGAGACCGGGTACCGGCGGGCGCTCGCCGCGGCGGGTGTGTCGGTGGACGAAAACCTGGTGCAGGTGGGCGCCTACGACCCGGAGGTCTCCGCGGCTTCGGCGCGCCTGCTGCTGGACTCCCCCGACCGGCCGACCGCGGTGTTCGCCGCGAACGACCTGTCGGCCATCGCCACCGTCGAAGTGGCGAACGAGCTGGGCCTGCGCGTGCCGGAGGACCTGTCGGTGGTCGGCTTCGACAACATCCCGGAGTCGGTGCTGTGCGTGCCGCCGCTGACCACGGTCGAGCAGCCCATCCGCGAGATGGGCAGGCGCGCCATCCAGCTCCTCATCCCGCTGATCAACGGTGAGCAACCCGAACCCACGCACGTCACGCTGGACACCCGGCTCGTCGTGCGCCAGTCGACCCGACAGGTGGAGCAGTCGTGACCCTCGATCCCGCGAGCACCGAACTTTGGCGTGATCCCGCCGCGGCACCCGCCGACCGGGTCGCCGATCTGATGGCCCGGATGAACACGCGCGAGAAGCTCGCCCAGCTCTTCGGGGTCTGGGTGGGCATCGACGCGGCCGGCGAAATGGCACCGCACCAGCACGATTTCGCCATCGAACCGGGTGACTGGGACCGGCTCGTCGGCTCCGGCATCGGCCAGCTGACCCGGGTGTTCGGCACCCGGCCGGTGGAGCCGCTGATCGGCGCGCGCGGGCTGGCCCGCACCCAGCGCGAGGTGATGGCCGCCAGCCGGTTCGGCATCCCGGCGCAGGTGCACGAGGAGTGCCTGACCGGCCTGGCCGCCTGGCGGGCCACGGTGTACCCGTCGCCGCTGTGCTGGGGCGCGAGCTTCGACCCGGCGCTGGTCGAGCGGATGGGTGTCCACATCGGACGGTCGATGCGGCGCCTCGGCGTGCACCAGGGCATGGCGCCGGTCCTGGACGTGGCCCGCGATCTGCGGTGGGGGCGGATCGAGGAGACCATCGCCGAGGACCCGCACCTGGTCGGCACGATCGGCTCGGCCTACGTGCGCGGGCTCGAATCGGCGGGCGTGGTGGCCACGCTGAAGCACTTCGCCGGGTATTCGGCGTCGAAGGCGGGGCGCAACCTGGCGCCGGTGTCGATCGGCGCCAGGGAACTGGCCGACGTGCTGCTGCCGCCGTTCGAAATGGCGTTGCGGGCGGGCGCGCGGTCGGTGATGAACGCCTACACCGACAACGACGGCGTACCCGCCGCGGCCGACCCGGAACTGCTCACCACCCGGCTGCGCGAGGTCTACGGCTTCGACGGGACCGTGGTCGCCGACTACTTCTCGGTGTCGTTCCTGCGCACGCTGCACGGGGTGGCCGGCACCAGGGCCGAGGCCGCCGCGCAGGCGCTGTCCGCCGGGATCGACGTCGAACTGCCGACCGTCGACTGCTTCGGCGCGCCCCTGTTGCTGGCGCTGGAATCCGGTGAGGCCGACCTCGCGCTGGTGGACCGCGCGCTGGAGCGGGTGCTGCGGCAGAAGTGCGAACTCGGGCTGCTCGACCCGGGCTGGTCGCCGGACCCGGAGGTGCTCTCCGACGGGCACGCCGACCTCGACGACGACGAGTCGCGCGCGGTGGCGCGTGCGCTCGCCGAGCGGTCGATCGTGTTGCTGCGCAACGAAGACGTGCTCCCGCTGGCACCCGGCAAGCGGCTCGCGGTGATCGGCCCGCGCGCCGACGACCCCGGCGCGATGTTCGGCTGCTACTCGTTCCCGATGCACGTCGGCGTGCACCACCCCGACGTGCCGCTGGGCATCGAGGTGCGCACCGTGCTGGACGCGCTCGGCGCCGACCACGACGTGACCCACGCGCTGGGCTGCCCGGTGGAAGGCGGCGAGGACGCCGGGATCGCGGACGCCGTCAAGGTAGCCGCCGACGCCGAGCTTGCCGTGGTCGTGCTGGGTGACCGGGCCGGCTTGTTCGGCGGCGGCACCTCCGGCGAGGGCTGCGACGCCACGGACCTGCGGCTGCCGGGTCGTCAGGAGGAACTGCTCGAAGCCGTGCTGGACACCGGCACGCCGGTGGTGCTGGTGCTGCTGAGCGGCCGTCCGTACGAGCTTTCCCGCCAGGCCGACCGGCTCGCGGCCATCGTCTGCGGCTTCTTCCCCGGCGAGGAGGGCGGTGTGGCGCTGGCGAACGTGCTCAGCGGGCGGGCCAACCCGTCCGGGCGGCTGCCGGTCAGCTTCCCGGCGGCCGGGGTGAACCAGCCCGCCACCTACCTGGCCGCCCCGCTGGCCACCCGCAGCGAGGTCAGTACGGTCGACCCGACCGCGTTGTTCCCGTTCGGGCACGGCCTTTCCTACGCGCCCCTCACCTGGGGCGAGGCCACCGGGGACGCGGAATGGGCCACCGACGGCGTGTTCGAGGTTTCGGTGCCGCTGCGCAACGATTCCGACCGCGCGAGCAGCGAAGTGGTGCAGGTCTACCTGCACGACCCGGTGGCCGAATGCGTGCTGCCGGTGCAGCGCCTGATCGCCGCGGCGCGGGTGGACCTGGCACCGGGCGAGGCGCGGACCGTGCGGATCGGGCTGCACGCGGACCTCACCTGCTACACCGGCCGCGCCGGGCACCGGCAGGTGGACCCGGGCGAGGTGGAACTGCGGATCGGCGCGTCGAGCACCGACATCCGCACCACCCTGGCGCCGGTGCTCACCGGCCCACGCCGCTTCGTCGGCTTCGACCGCGTCCTGTCCCCCGAGATCTCGTGACACGAATGTGGCTTTGGGGGCCGATTCGGCCCCCAAAGCCACATTCGTGTCCGTGGGGCGGGGCTACGGGTTGATCCGGGTGTAGGCGGGTTTCGGGTTCAGGTTGCTGTCGAAGAGGCAGGCGGCGCCTTCACCGGGGAAGGTGCCGGGGACCCACGAGTGCCGGTCGGTGAAGCCCCAGGTGGTGAACTCCACGCAGCGCGTCACCGCCTGGCAGCCGTCCCAGGCCTGGTCGAAGTAGTCCGCCTGCTTGGCCAGTTTCGCCGAGTCCGCGGGCAGCTGGACCCGGACGTCGGCCTCGGTGATCGCCACGTCCACGCCGAGGTCGGCGAAGCGCTGCAGGTTCGCCTGGAACCCGCCGGGGAAGCCGTACTGCGTGGACAGGTGCGTCTGGAATCCCGCGCCCTCCACCGGGACTCCCTGCTGGCGCAGCGAGTTCACCAGGTTGTACATCGCGTTGCTCTTCGCGCCCTGCCATTCGACGTTGTAGTCGTTGATGTAGAGCTTGGCGCCCGGGTCGGCCTGCTTGGCCCAGCGGAAGGCGTCGGCGATGTAGTTCGCGCCGAGCTTCTGCTGGAAGATCGAGTCACGGCGGCTGCCGTCCTCGTTGAACACCTCGTTCACCACGTCCCAGGCCCGGATCTTGCCCTTGTACCGGGTCATCACCGTGGTGATGTGGTTCTGCACCGCGGTCCGCAGGTCGGCGGCGGACAGGTTGTTCAACCAGCCGGGGTACTGGTTGTGCCACACCAGCGTGTGCCCGCGGACGGTCTTCCCGTTCTGCTGGGCGTAGTTCACGATCGCGTCCGCGGCGGACCAGTTGTACTGGCCCCGGTTGGGTTCGAGGCTCGCCCACTTCATCTCGTTCTCCGGCGTCACGCTGTCGAACTCGCGGGTGAGCGTGGTGCGGAAGTCGGCTTCGTTCGCCAGTGCCGAGGCGGGCACCGCGCTGCCGACGTACTTGCCGGTGATGTCCTTCAACGGGGGCGCCGCCGAGGCCGGGGCGGCCTGCCAGGCCACCAGCCCGGCGCTGACCGCCAGTACCGTGCCCCAGCGGCGGAATCGGGAATGCACACTCACAGCCGTTGCTCCTTACCTAGGATGCGAACGGTGGCGGCAGGTCCGATGTTAGAAGGTCACCGACCACCTGTCCAGATTATTTCGGATTAACAGCCGAAACTATCGCCATCCGGAAAAGCGCGTAGACTGCCCGCCATGCCAGTGGAATCCGAGCGGAAGCCGGCGAACGAGCCCGTCCAGGGCAAGGTCACCATCGCGCAGATCGCGGTCGAGGCCGGGGTTTCCATCCCGACAGTTTCGAAGGTGGTCAACGGGCGCACCGACGTGGCCGCGTCGACCAGGGAACGGGTCGAGGAGCTCATCCGCCGCTACGGCTACCAGCGGCGCAGCGACGAGCGGGCCCGCCGGTCCAACCTGCTGGAGCTGATGTTCCACGAGCTCGAAAGCATCTGGGCGCTGGAGATCATGCGCGGGGTCGAGCAGGTGGCCAGCGAGCACGACCTGGCCGTGGTCCTCTCGGAATCCCAGGGCAGGCTGACGCCCGGCCGCGGCTGGCTGGAGAAGGTCCTGGCCCGGCGGCCGATCGGCGTGGTGTCGGTGTTCTCCGACCTCAGCGCCGACCAGCTGGCGAAGCTGGAGTCGCGCAACATCCCGGTGGTGGTGGTCGACCCGGTCGGCGAGCCCGGCGAACGCACCTACTCGATCGGCGCCACGAACTGGAACGGCGGGCTGATCGCCACCCGGCACCTGCTCGAACTCGGCCACCGGCGGATCGCGGTGATCGGCGGACCGGAACGCGTGCTGTGCAGCCGCGCGCGGGTGGACGGCTACCGCGCCGCACTGGAGACCGCGGGGCTGCCGGTCGACCCGGCTTTGGTGCGCTACGGCGACTTCCACGTCGAAGCCGGGCGCGCGCAGCTCACCGAACTGCTCAAGGTGCCCGACCGGCCGACCGCCGTGTTCGCCGGCAGCGACCTCCAGGCGTTCGGTGTCTACGAGGCGGCGCGCGCGGCCGGGCTGCGGATCCCCGACGACATCAGCGTGATCGGCTTCGACGACCTGCCCGTGGCGGGCTGGGTCGGCCCGCCGCTGACCACCATCCGCCAGCCGCTGCAGGAGATGGCTGTCGCGGGCACCCGGCTGGTGCTGGCCCTCGCCCGCGGCGAAGAAGCCGAGCACCGGCGCGTGGAACTGGCGACCAGCCTGGTGGTGCGGCAGAGCACCGCACCACCGGCGGCCTGAGCCCTACGGCACCAGCCCGAGGAACTTCAGCGCGGACGCGGCCATGCCCGCGCCGAGCGCGTTGTGCCCGGTGCCCGCCATGCTGATCCCTTCGACCTGCGTGCCGTAGCGGGTGCGCGTCCACTCCGGCTTCGGGTGGTCGGTGCTCGTCGGCGTGGTGGACAGCCCGTGCACGTTGGTCCACTGGTCGATCTCTTCGCCGAAGTTCGGGTACCGCAGCGTGGTGTCGGCCGTGCCGTGCCACACCTGCATGCGCGGCCGTGGCCCGTGGTAGCCCGGGTAGGCCGCACGCACCAGGTCGCCCCACTGCTGCGGGCTCTTCAGCAGGTTGCCGTTGGCGCAGGTACTGTTCCAGCCGGACCCGTCGGTGGTGGCGAAGCAGCCGAACGGCACCCCGGCGAAGGCGGCCCCGCCCTTGAACACGTCGGGGTAGGCGCCGAGCAGCACGTTGGTCATCATCGCGCCCGAGGACGAACCGGTGGCGTAGACGCGGTTCGGGTCACCGTTGTGGTGCTGCAGCACGTACTTCACCATCGACAC from the Amycolatopsis magusensis genome contains:
- a CDS encoding LacI family DNA-binding transcriptional regulator, whose protein sequence is MTIRDVAERAGVSVATVSKVLNQRYGVAATTSARVRSVIEELGYEASLVAQSLRNHRTNVIGILVADLEPFSTELLKGAADAIRGSGFELVVYSAGGRTDDQAGWERRYLSRLSGTLVDGALLVTPAASLEPREGTPVVAVDPHTGSAELPTIDSDNLSGAQLAVEHLLGLGHRRIALLKGRPDLQSAHLRETGYRRALAAAGVSVDENLVQVGAYDPEVSAASARLLLDSPDRPTAVFAANDLSAIATVEVANELGLRVPEDLSVVGFDNIPESVLCVPPLTTVEQPIREMGRRAIQLLIPLINGEQPEPTHVTLDTRLVVRQSTRQVEQS
- a CDS encoding beta-glucosidase family protein — encoded protein: MARMNTREKLAQLFGVWVGIDAAGEMAPHQHDFAIEPGDWDRLVGSGIGQLTRVFGTRPVEPLIGARGLARTQREVMAASRFGIPAQVHEECLTGLAAWRATVYPSPLCWGASFDPALVERMGVHIGRSMRRLGVHQGMAPVLDVARDLRWGRIEETIAEDPHLVGTIGSAYVRGLESAGVVATLKHFAGYSASKAGRNLAPVSIGARELADVLLPPFEMALRAGARSVMNAYTDNDGVPAAADPELLTTRLREVYGFDGTVVADYFSVSFLRTLHGVAGTRAEAAAQALSAGIDVELPTVDCFGAPLLLALESGEADLALVDRALERVLRQKCELGLLDPGWSPDPEVLSDGHADLDDDESRAVARALAERSIVLLRNEDVLPLAPGKRLAVIGPRADDPGAMFGCYSFPMHVGVHHPDVPLGIEVRTVLDALGADHDVTHALGCPVEGGEDAGIADAVKVAADAELAVVVLGDRAGLFGGGTSGEGCDATDLRLPGRQEELLEAVLDTGTPVVLVLLSGRPYELSRQADRLAAIVCGFFPGEEGGVALANVLSGRANPSGRLPVSFPAAGVNQPATYLAAPLATRSEVSTVDPTALFPFGHGLSYAPLTWGEATGDAEWATDGVFEVSVPLRNDSDRASSEVVQVYLHDPVAECVLPVQRLIAAARVDLAPGEARTVRIGLHADLTCYTGRAGHRQVDPGEVELRIGASSTDIRTTLAPVLTGPRRFVGFDRVLSPEIS
- a CDS encoding endo-1,4-beta-xylanase gives rise to the protein MSVHSRFRRWGTVLAVSAGLVAWQAAPASAAPPLKDITGKYVGSAVPASALANEADFRTTLTREFDSVTPENEMKWASLEPNRGQYNWSAADAIVNYAQQNGKTVRGHTLVWHNQYPGWLNNLSAADLRTAVQNHITTVMTRYKGKIRAWDVVNEVFNEDGSRRDSIFQQKLGANYIADAFRWAKQADPGAKLYINDYNVEWQGAKSNAMYNLVNSLRQQGVPVEGAGFQTHLSTQYGFPGGFQANLQRFADLGVDVAITEADVRVQLPADSAKLAKQADYFDQAWDGCQAVTRCVEFTTWGFTDRHSWVPGTFPGEGAACLFDSNLNPKPAYTRINP
- a CDS encoding LacI family DNA-binding transcriptional regulator — translated: MPVESERKPANEPVQGKVTIAQIAVEAGVSIPTVSKVVNGRTDVAASTRERVEELIRRYGYQRRSDERARRSNLLELMFHELESIWALEIMRGVEQVASEHDLAVVLSESQGRLTPGRGWLEKVLARRPIGVVSVFSDLSADQLAKLESRNIPVVVVDPVGEPGERTYSIGATNWNGGLIATRHLLELGHRRIAVIGGPERVLCSRARVDGYRAALETAGLPVDPALVRYGDFHVEAGRAQLTELLKVPDRPTAVFAGSDLQAFGVYEAARAAGLRIPDDISVIGFDDLPVAGWVGPPLTTIRQPLQEMAVAGTRLVLALARGEEAEHRRVELATSLVVRQSTAPPAA
- a CDS encoding extracellular catalytic domain type 1 short-chain-length polyhydroxyalkanoate depolymerase, yielding MRRKAILLGVLTMLAALLAPVAQAASLTEVTGFGTNPSGLRMHLYVPDKVTQKPGVLVAAHYCTGSGPAFHSGTEFARLADQHGFVVIYPSATRSGNCFDVSSPQALKHDGGSDPVGIVSMVKYVLQHHNGDPNRVYATGSSSGAMMTNVLLGAYPDVFKGGAAFAGVPFGCFATTDGSGWNSTCANGNLLKSPQQWGDLVRAAYPGYHGPRPRMQVWHGTADTTLRYPNFGEEIDQWTNVHGLSTTPTSTDHPKPEWTRTRYGTQVEGISMAGTGHNALGAGMAASALKFLGLVP